Proteins encoded in a region of the Elaeis guineensis isolate ETL-2024a chromosome 7, EG11, whole genome shotgun sequence genome:
- the LOC105049049 gene encoding dihydroceramide fatty acyl 2-hydroxylase FAH1 isoform X2 codes for MVAERFTVDLNKPLVFQVGHLGEDYEEWVHQPIMSKEGPRFFENDFLEMFTCTKWWVIPVVWIPVVCWLVIKSVHMGHTVSQAALMVVGGVLLWTLIEYTLHRFLFHIKTSSYWTNTLHYLIHGCHHKHPMDGLRLVFPPAATAILCVPIWSLIRLLSTPSTAPAIFGGGLLGYVMYDCTHYYLHHGQPSKVPARNLKKYHLNHHYRMQNRGFGITSSLWDIVFGTLPPPMPSRKSS; via the exons ATGGTTGCAGAAAGGTTCACCGTGGACTTGAACAAGCCTCTTGTTTTTCAA GTTGGCCATCTTGGGGAAGACTATGAAGAATGGGTTCACCAGCCCATCATGAGCAAGGAAGGTCCACGCTTTTTTGAAAATGACTTCTTGGAG ATGTTCACGTGTACTAAATGGTGGGTGATTCCAGTTGTATGGATCCCGGTTGTCTGTTGGCTTGTGATCAAGTCTGTCCATATGGGGCATACTGTTTCTCAGGCAGCTCTAATGGTTGTGGGTGGTGTTCTTTTGTGGACGCTGATTGAGTATACATTGCACCGCTTCCTTTTCCATATTAAAACATCAAGTTACTG GACGAACACGTTACATTATCTTATTCATGGATGCCATCATAAGCACCCTATGGATGGACTGCGCCTTGTTTTCCCTCCAGCTGCAACAGCAATTCTATGTGTGCCG ATCTGGAGTCTGATAAGGCTCTTATCAACTCCTAGTACTGCACCTGCCATTTTTGGAGGTGGCTTGTTGGGTTATGTGATGTATGATTGCACCCACTATTATCTGCACCATGGACAACCATCCAAAGTTCCAGCTCGAAATTTAAAG AAATATCATTTGAATCATCACTACAGAATGCAAAACAGAGGTTTTGGGATAACTTCATCACTTTGGGACATTGTCTTTGGCACATTACCCCCTCCAATGCCCTCTAGGAAAAGCAGCTGA
- the LOC105049049 gene encoding dihydroceramide fatty acyl 2-hydroxylase FAH1 isoform X1 — protein MSNVHKSTKMVAERFTVDLNKPLVFQVGHLGEDYEEWVHQPIMSKEGPRFFENDFLEMFTCTKWWVIPVVWIPVVCWLVIKSVHMGHTVSQAALMVVGGVLLWTLIEYTLHRFLFHIKTSSYWTNTLHYLIHGCHHKHPMDGLRLVFPPAATAILCVPIWSLIRLLSTPSTAPAIFGGGLLGYVMYDCTHYYLHHGQPSKVPARNLKKYHLNHHYRMQNRGFGITSSLWDIVFGTLPPPMPSRKSS, from the exons ATGTCAAATG TTCATAAGAGTACTAAGATGGTTGCAGAAAGGTTCACCGTGGACTTGAACAAGCCTCTTGTTTTTCAA GTTGGCCATCTTGGGGAAGACTATGAAGAATGGGTTCACCAGCCCATCATGAGCAAGGAAGGTCCACGCTTTTTTGAAAATGACTTCTTGGAG ATGTTCACGTGTACTAAATGGTGGGTGATTCCAGTTGTATGGATCCCGGTTGTCTGTTGGCTTGTGATCAAGTCTGTCCATATGGGGCATACTGTTTCTCAGGCAGCTCTAATGGTTGTGGGTGGTGTTCTTTTGTGGACGCTGATTGAGTATACATTGCACCGCTTCCTTTTCCATATTAAAACATCAAGTTACTG GACGAACACGTTACATTATCTTATTCATGGATGCCATCATAAGCACCCTATGGATGGACTGCGCCTTGTTTTCCCTCCAGCTGCAACAGCAATTCTATGTGTGCCG ATCTGGAGTCTGATAAGGCTCTTATCAACTCCTAGTACTGCACCTGCCATTTTTGGAGGTGGCTTGTTGGGTTATGTGATGTATGATTGCACCCACTATTATCTGCACCATGGACAACCATCCAAAGTTCCAGCTCGAAATTTAAAG AAATATCATTTGAATCATCACTACAGAATGCAAAACAGAGGTTTTGGGATAACTTCATCACTTTGGGACATTGTCTTTGGCACATTACCCCCTCCAATGCCCTCTAGGAAAAGCAGCTGA